A region of Paenibacillus sp. 37 DNA encodes the following proteins:
- a CDS encoding TatD family hydrolase, with the protein MMLFDTHTHLDAPQFDEDREDMIQRAVDAGVGRMINIGFNRETIPTTMKLAETYDFIYAAVGWHPVDAIIMQDGDLEWIASLCKHEKVVAIGEIGLDYHWDTSPKEIQHRVLRQQIALAREVNMPIVIHNRDAHEDIIRILREEKAGEVGGVMHSFSGSWETAKSCLDMGFHLSFGGPITFKNAKQPKEVLEKVPMDRFFIETDAPYLTPHPYRGKRNETAHVRLVAEAAAEIKGISVEEITAITTKNAMERFGIR; encoded by the coding sequence ATGATGCTGTTCGACACACATACACATCTGGATGCACCACAATTCGACGAGGACCGCGAGGACATGATTCAGCGTGCTGTGGATGCAGGAGTTGGTCGCATGATCAACATTGGTTTTAACCGGGAGACAATTCCAACCACAATGAAACTCGCTGAAACATATGACTTTATATATGCAGCTGTAGGGTGGCATCCCGTAGATGCGATCATAATGCAGGACGGCGATTTGGAGTGGATTGCATCTTTATGCAAACATGAAAAAGTGGTTGCGATCGGTGAGATTGGATTGGATTATCATTGGGATACATCACCAAAAGAAATACAGCATCGCGTATTACGACAACAAATTGCTTTGGCGCGTGAAGTAAACATGCCGATTGTCATCCATAATCGGGATGCACATGAGGATATCATAAGAATTTTGCGTGAAGAGAAAGCGGGTGAAGTTGGTGGTGTGATGCACTCGTTCTCGGGCAGCTGGGAAACAGCCAAAAGTTGTCTCGATATGGGCTTCCATCTCTCCTTCGGAGGACCGATCACATTCAAAAATGCAAAGCAGCCCAAAGAGGTGCTGGAGAAGGTTCCTATGGACCGGTTTTTCATTGAAACAGATGCTCCATATTTGACACCTCACCCTTATCGTGGAAAGCGAAATGAGACAGCGCATGTACGTCTGGTTGCAGAGGCAGCTGCGGAAATTAAAGGCATTTCGGTGGAGGAAATTACTGCAATAACAACCAAAAATGCCATGGAACGATTTGGAATTCGTTAA
- a CDS encoding 3D domain-containing protein: MGTFQPEETHESRSSSKSFALRWKHENMRQMALIAIFSIALTIMILLVVYGQAGKQISLVIDGKAQVVETRTGMLQEMLEEQSITVSPHDKVSMSMNGAITDGDRIVIERAVPVNITADGDTKTLYTTDSSVEDAIQKSGIQVESNDKVYPALGTAIKAEMKIRVVRVTKRTVEVEQPIAYKVIKTADPSLYKGDNRVVVNGKEGKLVQHIEKVFQDGELVSKKMVRKSVANNRVDKVIAVGTKAKPVVKEPEIQTVSAQTSTTKKATTTNSKKTSASGSKVITVSGTSFKYSKVLKNVSMTAYSSEEPGIGTKTASGTRVTEGRTIAVDPKVIPIGWWVYIEGLGFRRAEDTGGAIKGNKIDVYYDSVKHALNFGRKKGKTVYVIGPVKPEAN; the protein is encoded by the coding sequence GTGGGCACATTCCAACCAGAAGAGACCCATGAGTCACGATCATCCAGTAAGTCTTTCGCGTTGCGGTGGAAGCATGAGAACATGCGTCAAATGGCATTGATCGCGATTTTCTCAATTGCGCTTACAATCATGATCTTGTTAGTCGTTTACGGTCAGGCCGGGAAACAAATTTCACTGGTTATTGATGGCAAAGCTCAGGTGGTAGAGACTCGTACAGGAATGCTTCAGGAAATGCTGGAGGAGCAGTCGATCACAGTCAGCCCTCACGATAAGGTATCCATGTCCATGAACGGGGCAATTACAGATGGAGACCGAATTGTTATTGAGCGGGCCGTTCCAGTTAACATTACGGCAGACGGAGACACCAAGACTCTGTATACAACGGATTCATCGGTAGAAGATGCAATTCAAAAATCAGGTATTCAAGTTGAAAGTAATGATAAAGTGTATCCGGCGCTTGGAACTGCGATCAAAGCGGAGATGAAGATCCGTGTAGTGCGCGTAACAAAGCGTACAGTCGAAGTAGAGCAACCGATCGCTTACAAAGTCATTAAAACGGCTGACCCTAGCTTGTACAAAGGGGATAACCGTGTCGTTGTGAACGGCAAAGAAGGCAAACTTGTGCAGCATATCGAAAAGGTATTTCAGGATGGAGAATTGGTCTCCAAAAAAATGGTCCGCAAATCTGTCGCGAATAATCGTGTAGATAAAGTGATCGCTGTCGGCACCAAAGCAAAACCGGTCGTGAAAGAACCTGAGATTCAGACCGTATCGGCTCAAACTTCAACAACCAAAAAGGCTACAACAACGAACTCGAAGAAAACATCTGCCTCGGGCAGCAAAGTGATTACCGTATCCGGGACTTCTTTTAAATACTCCAAAGTACTTAAAAATGTATCTATGACTGCCTACTCTTCTGAAGAGCCTGGCATTGGAACTAAAACAGCTTCCGGTACTCGTGTAACGGAAGGGCGCACCATCGCGGTTGATCCCAAAGTCATTCCAATTGGCTGGTGGGTATATATCGAAGGTCTGGGATTCCGTCGTGCGGAAGACACAGGCGGCGCGATTAAAGGCAACAAAATTGATGTGTATTATGACAGTGTGAAGCATGCCCTGAATTTTGGACGTAAGAAAGGCAAGACGGTCTACGTGATCGGTCCGGTGAAGCCGGAAGCGAACTAA
- the rnmV gene encoding ribonuclease M5, whose protein sequence is MIKEVIVVEGRDDTVAIRRAVEADTIETGGSAINQRILKRIALAQERRGVIVLTDPDHAGERIRKIIANKVPGCKHAFIPEADATRKGDIGVENASPEAIRHALARVHTSYEGAPSLIDWEDLIAAGLIVHPQAAARRMEMGNLLGIGYCNGKQFHKRLSVFQITREEFSTALAQIEREGL, encoded by the coding sequence ATGATAAAAGAAGTCATTGTGGTTGAAGGCCGTGATGATACGGTAGCCATTCGTCGGGCCGTGGAAGCCGATACAATAGAAACAGGCGGATCAGCCATCAACCAACGCATTCTGAAGCGGATTGCGCTTGCTCAGGAGAGACGGGGAGTCATTGTACTGACAGATCCGGATCATGCCGGCGAACGCATTCGTAAAATTATTGCGAATAAGGTGCCTGGATGCAAGCATGCTTTCATTCCGGAAGCCGATGCAACGCGCAAAGGGGACATTGGGGTGGAGAATGCCTCACCAGAGGCGATCCGTCATGCTCTGGCGCGCGTACATACATCATACGAAGGTGCTCCGAGCCTGATCGATTGGGAGGACCTGATCGCGGCAGGACTTATCGTGCATCCGCAGGCTGCTGCACGTCGCATGGAGATGGGCAATCTGCTGGGCATCGGTTATTGTAACGGTAAGCAGTTCCACAAACGTCTCAGTGTATTTCAGATTACACGGGAAGAGTTCTCTACAGCATTAGCGCAAATTGAACGTGAAGGATTGTGA
- the rsmA gene encoding 16S rRNA (adenine(1518)-N(6)/adenine(1519)-N(6))-dimethyltransferase RsmA codes for MKDMEDTIEIATPKRTKEIIQKHGFSFKKSLGQNFLIDQNILNKIVNAADLDESKGALEIGPGIGALTERLARVAGPVTAVEIDQRLIPILGEVMQPYSNVRVHHGDVLKLDLAELFNTDFASVDKVSVVANLPYYVTTPIMMKLLEEKLPVDSIVVMIQKEVAERMAAAPGSKDYGSLSIAVQYYSMPELVCIVPPTVFIPQPNVESAVIKLKVREQPPVEIPDEAHYFEVVQASFAQRRKTISNNLKARFFTKENRGQADILLEQAGIQPSRRGETLSLQEYATLSTVMWEAGVRAAL; via the coding sequence ATGAAGGACATGGAAGATACGATAGAAATTGCAACGCCTAAGCGAACGAAAGAGATTATTCAAAAACATGGATTCTCATTTAAGAAAAGTCTGGGTCAGAACTTTTTGATCGATCAAAATATACTGAACAAAATCGTTAATGCAGCCGACCTGGACGAGTCCAAGGGCGCACTAGAGATCGGGCCGGGTATTGGAGCCCTTACGGAGCGACTGGCTCGGGTAGCCGGTCCTGTCACAGCCGTAGAGATTGATCAGCGCTTGATCCCAATCCTGGGAGAAGTGATGCAGCCTTATTCGAATGTACGTGTTCATCATGGGGATGTGTTGAAGCTTGATCTGGCTGAGTTGTTTAATACGGATTTTGCATCCGTGGACAAAGTCAGTGTCGTGGCTAACCTGCCTTATTATGTAACGACTCCAATCATGATGAAACTGTTGGAAGAGAAGCTGCCGGTAGACAGTATTGTTGTCATGATCCAAAAAGAAGTGGCTGAACGGATGGCTGCTGCACCAGGATCAAAAGATTACGGCAGTCTAAGCATCGCAGTTCAGTATTACAGTATGCCGGAGCTTGTGTGTATTGTGCCGCCCACGGTCTTCATTCCGCAACCTAATGTGGAATCGGCTGTCATTAAGCTGAAAGTGCGTGAGCAACCGCCAGTGGAGATTCCGGATGAAGCACACTACTTCGAAGTGGTACAGGCTTCTTTTGCCCAGCGGAGAAAAACAATCTCAAACAACTTGAAGGCACGTTTCTTCACAAAGGAGAACCGGGGACAGGCAGACATTCTGCTGGAGCAGGCAGGTATTCAACCGTCCCGACGTGGAGAGACGTTGAGTCTGCAAGAGTATGCCACACTCAGCACCGTAATGTGGGAAGCAGGGGTACGTGCAGCGCTGTAA
- the yabG gene encoding sporulation peptidase YabG, with amino-acid sequence MNIGDLVVRKSYGGDVTFRVEGLQLDAAVIKGTEFRLLADSPVDDLIQVPYEPQSAKTRQAHVKAHQTLSRLQQNRMEQAERNREGLVQDWSAQQEPAYFEMPGKVLHLDGDPNYLKKSMDLYEQLRVPAEGQYVHESAMADTLYRLLPKVRPDIVVITGHDGVLKTRQPYDLYSLGSYKNSQNFVSAIQVARQYERHLDALTIVAGACQSHFEALLRAGANFASSPGRILIHALDPVYVAAKASFTSVRDTVNMSDVLHNTISGSQGVGGVETRGSYRVGLPGLNDLSTLKVNPSAV; translated from the coding sequence ATGAATATCGGAGACTTGGTCGTTCGGAAGTCATACGGCGGCGATGTGACTTTTCGGGTGGAAGGCCTCCAGTTGGATGCTGCGGTCATTAAAGGGACTGAGTTCCGGCTGCTTGCCGATTCCCCGGTGGACGATTTGATACAGGTTCCCTATGAACCGCAAAGCGCCAAGACCAGACAGGCGCATGTTAAAGCACATCAGACCCTGTCCCGCCTGCAGCAGAATCGTATGGAACAGGCTGAGCGGAATCGCGAAGGTCTGGTACAGGATTGGTCTGCTCAGCAGGAACCGGCTTATTTTGAAATGCCTGGAAAGGTGCTTCATCTGGATGGAGATCCGAACTATTTGAAAAAAAGTATGGATCTCTATGAGCAACTTCGTGTGCCCGCAGAGGGACAATATGTCCATGAATCGGCAATGGCAGATACCTTATACCGCTTATTACCCAAAGTACGTCCGGATATCGTAGTTATTACGGGTCATGATGGGGTGCTAAAGACACGTCAGCCCTATGACTTATATAGTCTTGGTAGCTACAAGAACTCGCAAAATTTTGTGTCGGCCATTCAGGTGGCCAGACAATATGAACGCCATCTGGACGCACTCACTATTGTGGCAGGGGCCTGTCAGTCCCATTTTGAGGCACTGCTGCGCGCTGGAGCGAACTTTGCCAGTTCTCCAGGCAGAATTCTCATTCATGCACTTGACCCGGTCTATGTGGCAGCCAAGGCCTCCTTCACCTCTGTGCGTGATACGGTCAATATGAGTGATGTTCTGCACAATACCATCAGTGGTAGCCAGGGTGTGGGTGGTGTCGAGACACGGGGGAGTTACCGGGTAGGTCTGCCTGGGCTGAATGATTTATCTACGTTAAAAGTGAACCCGTCGGCAGTCTGA
- the veg gene encoding biofilm formation stimulator Veg — translation MAKNTLLDIKRNLDAHIGQKIMLRANGGRRKTIERTGVLEETYPSVFIVKLDEEQETFKRVSYSYADILTESVEVMVYDPGSQTHSSYMET, via the coding sequence ATGGCTAAAAACACGCTGTTGGATATCAAACGCAATCTCGATGCACATATTGGTCAGAAAATTATGTTGCGGGCTAATGGTGGCCGCCGTAAGACCATTGAGCGTACGGGTGTATTGGAAGAAACGTACCCTTCTGTTTTTATTGTTAAGCTTGATGAGGAGCAAGAAACCTTCAAGCGAGTATCTTATAGTTATGCGGATATACTTACGGAGTCGGTGGAAGTCATGGTTTATGACCCGGGCAGCCAGACGCATAGCTCCTATATGGAGACGTAA
- a CDS encoding small, acid-soluble spore protein, alpha/beta type, with the protein MSRRRRSVMSEDLKNELAKDLGFYDTVQQEGWGGIKAKDAGNMVKRAIQLAEQAARKS; encoded by the coding sequence ATGAGTCGCAGAAGAAGAAGTGTTATGTCAGAGGATCTGAAGAATGAGCTCGCGAAAGACCTGGGCTTCTATGATACGGTCCAACAGGAAGGTTGGGGTGGAATTAAAGCCAAGGATGCAGGAAACATGGTGAAAAGAGCCATTCAACTTGCTGAGCAGGCTGCCCGCAAATCTTAA
- the ispE gene encoding 4-(cytidine 5'-diphospho)-2-C-methyl-D-erythritol kinase, with protein sequence MKIYEKAPAKINLMLDVLHKRSDGFHEVEMIMTMVDLADRLEMSELPRDTIFISSQAGYIPLDEKNLAFQAARLIKERYNVRTGVHIHLDKKIPVAAGLAGGSSDAAAALRGLNRLWRLNIPDHELQELGAELGSDVPFCITGGTALATGRGEKLTPIPNPPQCWVILAKPPINVSTADVYGRFRSDKIVRHPSAAKMEQAIRNQSFTEVCNQMGNVLEDVTLKLYPEVQHLKDAMIRLGADGVLMSGSGPTVFGLVSKESKVARIYNGLRGFCKEVYAVRMLT encoded by the coding sequence TTGAAAATTTACGAAAAAGCGCCTGCTAAAATTAATTTGATGCTGGACGTTTTACATAAAAGAAGCGATGGATTCCATGAAGTTGAAATGATCATGACCATGGTCGATCTGGCTGATCGGCTGGAAATGTCGGAGCTGCCGCGAGATACCATTTTTATCTCCAGTCAGGCGGGTTATATCCCGCTCGACGAGAAGAATCTGGCTTTCCAGGCAGCCAGACTCATTAAGGAGCGCTATAACGTGCGTACGGGTGTCCATATTCATCTGGATAAAAAGATTCCAGTTGCAGCCGGACTTGCCGGCGGCAGCAGTGATGCAGCAGCAGCGCTGCGTGGATTGAACCGTCTGTGGCGGTTGAATATACCGGATCACGAACTGCAGGAGCTTGGAGCTGAACTTGGGTCGGATGTTCCATTCTGTATCACAGGAGGAACTGCACTCGCTACAGGCCGTGGTGAGAAGTTAACTCCCATTCCTAATCCGCCGCAATGCTGGGTAATTCTGGCCAAGCCTCCGATTAACGTGTCTACAGCCGATGTGTACGGAAGGTTCCGCAGTGACAAGATTGTTCGTCATCCGAGTGCAGCTAAAATGGAGCAGGCTATTCGCAATCAATCATTTACGGAAGTCTGTAATCAGATGGGCAATGTGCTTGAAGATGTAACGTTGAAACTGTATCCGGAAGTTCAGCATCTGAAGGATGCCATGATTCGATTGGGTGCAGACGGCGTGTTAATGTCTGGTAGCGGTCCAACGGTATTTGGTCTGGTTTCCAAAGAATCCAAGGTTGCCCGGATATACAATGGTCTGCGAGGGTTCTGTAAAGAAGTGTACGCTGTGCGTATGTTGACGTAA
- the purR gene encoding pur operon repressor produces MKKLKRSARLVEMTQYLLSRPHTVIPLTTFAERYGAAKSSISEDLAIIKEVFEEGGSGELHTLAGAAGGVRWIPKVSRELALAFAERLSTQLAQPDRILPGEYLYMSDLLGQPALMNEAGKIFATAFGNMNIDVVMTVETKGIPLAYATGAQLNLPVVLVRRDHQATEGSAVSINYVSGSHKSLHTMSLSRRAMREHSRVLIVDDFMKAGGTVQGMIDLLAEFNATVAGVGVLVESGSVDSEERLLTDYVSLAKLTAVDAKSRQISVKPGNYFDL; encoded by the coding sequence GTGAAGAAGTTAAAACGAAGCGCAAGGCTGGTTGAAATGACGCAATACTTATTGTCCAGACCGCATACGGTTATTCCGTTGACCACATTTGCCGAACGTTATGGTGCCGCAAAGTCTTCAATTAGTGAAGATTTGGCGATTATCAAGGAAGTGTTCGAAGAAGGTGGGTCAGGAGAACTGCATACACTGGCTGGAGCAGCAGGGGGAGTAAGATGGATTCCGAAGGTATCCCGAGAACTGGCATTGGCATTTGCGGAGCGGCTCTCGACCCAGCTCGCGCAACCTGATCGGATCTTGCCTGGAGAATACCTGTACATGTCCGACTTGCTTGGTCAGCCTGCATTGATGAATGAAGCCGGCAAGATTTTTGCAACGGCCTTTGGCAATATGAATATTGATGTGGTTATGACGGTAGAAACCAAAGGAATTCCACTGGCTTATGCGACCGGTGCCCAGCTCAACCTGCCTGTCGTGCTCGTACGCAGGGACCATCAGGCTACAGAAGGATCGGCCGTAAGTATCAATTATGTATCCGGGTCCCATAAAAGTCTGCATACCATGTCCCTGTCCCGCAGGGCGATGCGTGAGCATTCCAGAGTACTTATTGTGGATGACTTCATGAAGGCCGGGGGTACGGTCCAAGGAATGATCGATCTTTTGGCCGAGTTTAATGCTACAGTAGCCGGGGTAGGGGTACTGGTGGAATCTGGTTCTGTAGATTCAGAAGAACGCCTGCTAACAGATTACGTATCTCTGGCGAAACTGACAGCGGTTGATGCCAAGAGCAGACAGATTTCCGTCAAGCCTGGCAACTATTTTGACCTGTAG
- the spoVG gene encoding septation regulator SpoVG — translation MQITDVRLRRVNSEGRMKAIASITIDNEFVVHDIRVIDGNNGMFVAMPSKRTPDGEFRDIAHPISSGTREKIQAAVLTEYDRAATEEEVIEEGA, via the coding sequence ATGCAAATTACGGATGTCAGACTCCGCCGTGTTAACTCGGAGGGGAGAATGAAGGCTATCGCATCCATTACCATCGATAACGAATTCGTCGTTCATGACATTCGTGTCATTGATGGTAACAACGGAATGTTTGTTGCTATGCCGAGCAAACGTACTCCTGATGGAGAGTTCCGTGATATCGCCCACCCGATCTCTTCCGGTACACGTGAGAAGATTCAGGCAGCAGTTTTGACTGAATACGATCGTGCGGCAACTGAGGAAGAAGTCATTGAAGAAGGTGCCTAA
- the glmU gene encoding bifunctional UDP-N-acetylglucosamine diphosphorylase/glucosamine-1-phosphate N-acetyltransferase GlmU, producing MAIVLAAGQGKRMKSKLYKVLHPVCGKPMVGHVLDAALSAGVERSVVVVGHGAEAVQSFLGSRAEYALQAEQLGTGHAVQQVKSLLGGEAGSTIVVCGDTPLVTRETLEGLMNHNESRGAAATVLTAQLDNPKGYGRVIRGEDGSVQRIVEQKDCNEQEDAVNEINTGTYCFDNAKLFAALDKVTNQNAQGEYYLTDVIGILRNDGDVVEAYMSDDIAESIGVNDRLALSQAEAFMRERLAVRHMLNGVTIIDPSSTYIGADVTIGSDTVLYPGTILKGTTSIGEACHIGPQADVEDSVIQDGVTIKHSVVSNAEVGSDATVGPFANLRPGTKLGRNVKIGDFVEVKNATIDEGSKVSHLSYIGDAKVGKNVNVGCGAITVNYDGYNKAVTTIEDDAFVGSNVNLIAPITVGKGAYVVAGSTVTHSVPENDLAIARPRQENKPGYAEKIRGRAKAKKQNAKPQ from the coding sequence ATGGCAATCGTTCTTGCCGCAGGGCAAGGCAAACGAATGAAATCAAAATTGTACAAAGTACTGCATCCCGTATGCGGTAAACCTATGGTTGGACATGTGCTGGATGCAGCACTCAGCGCAGGCGTTGAACGCAGTGTGGTTGTCGTCGGCCATGGTGCCGAAGCGGTGCAGTCATTTTTAGGTTCCAGAGCAGAGTATGCACTCCAGGCGGAACAACTGGGCACAGGTCATGCAGTACAGCAAGTTAAATCCTTGCTTGGCGGCGAAGCAGGATCCACAATTGTGGTCTGTGGAGATACACCGCTCGTGACTCGTGAGACATTGGAAGGACTGATGAATCACAATGAGAGTCGCGGGGCAGCAGCGACAGTACTTACGGCTCAGTTGGACAATCCCAAAGGTTACGGCCGAGTAATACGTGGAGAAGATGGTTCTGTACAGCGGATCGTAGAACAGAAGGATTGCAACGAACAGGAAGATGCTGTGAATGAGATTAACACAGGCACATACTGTTTCGATAATGCAAAATTGTTCGCTGCGCTGGATAAAGTAACGAACCAGAACGCTCAGGGAGAATATTATCTCACAGACGTAATCGGCATTTTGCGTAATGATGGAGATGTGGTTGAAGCTTACATGTCGGATGACATCGCGGAATCCATCGGGGTTAACGATCGATTGGCACTTTCGCAAGCCGAAGCCTTCATGCGTGAACGTCTTGCCGTACGCCATATGTTGAACGGTGTGACAATCATTGATCCGTCATCGACATATATCGGAGCGGATGTTACGATTGGATCAGATACAGTTTTGTATCCGGGGACGATCCTCAAAGGCACAACTTCCATCGGCGAAGCATGTCATATTGGTCCTCAGGCAGATGTGGAAGACAGCGTTATTCAGGACGGAGTTACGATTAAACATTCGGTAGTATCCAATGCCGAGGTTGGTTCTGATGCAACGGTAGGTCCATTTGCTAATTTGCGTCCAGGGACTAAACTGGGTCGCAACGTAAAAATTGGTGACTTTGTTGAAGTGAAAAATGCTACAATTGATGAAGGTTCCAAAGTATCTCATCTCAGCTATATTGGAGATGCCAAAGTAGGGAAAAACGTAAATGTTGGATGCGGGGCAATAACTGTCAATTATGATGGTTATAATAAAGCTGTGACAACGATTGAAGATGATGCTTTTGTAGGCAGCAACGTCAATCTGATTGCACCGATTACGGTAGGAAAAGGCGCTTATGTGGTTGCTGGTTCCACCGTTACCCATTCCGTTCCCGAGAATGATCTGGCCATTGCTCGTCCACGTCAGGAGAATAAACCTGGTTATGCGGAGAAGATTCGCGGACGTGCCAAAGCCAAGAAACAAAATGCCAAACCCCAATAA
- a CDS encoding ribose-phosphate diphosphokinase yields MTYFDSKLKIFTCNSNPKLAHQIADYIGIPMGESHTTSFSDGEIQVKLSESVRGCHVYIVQSTCLPVNDNLMEMLVMIDALKRASAKTINVVIPYYGYARQDRKARSRDPITAKLVANLIEKAGATRVIAMDLHAMQIQGFFDIPVDHLLGVPILAQYFRSKQIENPVVVSPDHGGVVRARKLADFLNAPLAIIDKRRPEPNVSEVMNIIGNIEGKTAILIDDIIDTAGTIVLGANALMEGGVKEVYACCTHPVLSGPAMERLENAPLKEVIVTDTIPITHANPTSKLKVLSVAPLLGEAIIRVHEELSISKLFEIE; encoded by the coding sequence ATGACTTATTTTGATTCGAAATTAAAAATATTTACTTGCAATTCTAACCCCAAGCTTGCCCATCAAATTGCTGATTATATCGGGATCCCTATGGGTGAATCTCACACAACCAGCTTTAGTGATGGCGAGATTCAAGTGAAACTCTCCGAGAGTGTTCGGGGTTGTCACGTTTATATCGTGCAGTCCACTTGCTTGCCGGTTAATGATAACCTGATGGAAATGCTCGTTATGATTGATGCACTCAAACGGGCATCTGCCAAGACGATTAACGTCGTTATTCCTTATTATGGGTATGCAAGACAGGATCGCAAGGCACGTTCGCGTGACCCGATTACAGCGAAACTGGTTGCCAACCTTATTGAAAAAGCGGGTGCAACTCGTGTTATCGCGATGGACTTGCATGCAATGCAGATCCAGGGATTCTTCGACATTCCAGTCGACCATTTGCTTGGCGTGCCAATTCTGGCTCAATATTTCCGGTCGAAACAGATCGAAAATCCGGTTGTTGTGTCGCCTGACCACGGTGGCGTAGTGCGCGCACGTAAACTGGCTGATTTCCTGAATGCACCCCTGGCAATTATCGATAAACGTCGTCCTGAGCCAAATGTGAGCGAAGTGATGAACATTATCGGTAACATCGAGGGTAAAACAGCTATCCTGATCGATGACATTATTGACACGGCGGGAACAATTGTACTGGGAGCGAATGCTCTGATGGAAGGCGGCGTAAAAGAAGTATACGCGTGCTGTACTCACCCGGTATTGTCCGGACCTGCGATGGAACGTTTGGAGAATGCACCATTGAAGGAAGTCATCGTAACGGATACCATTCCAATTACGCATGCTAATCCGACAAGCAAACTCAAAGTGTTGTCTGTAGCGCCTTTGCTCGGAGAAGCAATTATCCGGGTTCATGAGGAATTGTCAATCAGCAAGCTGTTTGAAATTGAATAA
- the pth gene encoding aminoacyl-tRNA hydrolase, with amino-acid sequence MKWIVGLGNPGSNYAKTRHNIGFMALDRLADRHNISITQNKCKALIGEGNIGGVKTVLIKPMTYMNLSGESVRAYMDFYKVSLEDLIVVYDDMDTEIGKVRLRYQGSAGGHNGIKSIIQHTGTQQFNRVRMGISRPEPGHAIVDYVLSTFMKKEKEALDQTIEQTCDALEHSLTHTFEQTMAKFNG; translated from the coding sequence ATGAAGTGGATTGTCGGACTTGGAAATCCAGGCTCGAACTATGCCAAAACCCGTCATAATATCGGTTTTATGGCACTGGATCGGTTGGCTGATCGTCATAATATCTCCATTACACAGAATAAATGTAAAGCGCTGATTGGAGAAGGCAATATTGGCGGTGTGAAAACTGTACTGATCAAACCAATGACCTATATGAACTTGTCTGGTGAATCGGTTCGAGCATATATGGATTTTTATAAAGTTAGTCTTGAAGATCTGATTGTTGTGTACGACGACATGGATACAGAGATTGGCAAAGTCAGATTGCGTTACCAAGGTAGTGCAGGCGGACATAATGGAATCAAGTCCATTATTCAGCATACCGGTACACAGCAGTTTAACCGCGTGCGCATGGGAATATCCCGACCTGAACCAGGACATGCCATTGTTGATTATGTACTGTCGACATTCATGAAGAAAGAAAAAGAAGCCCTTGATCAGACCATTGAGCAAACATGTGATGCTCTGGAGCATAGCTTGACTCATACGTTTGAACAAACAATGGCGAAGTTTAACGGTTAA
- a CDS encoding anti-sigma-F factor Fin family protein codes for MSVNYVCRHCRTFIGRIDSARITEVELGFHFLTPDERRDIIAYNSGGDITVRITCDYCKEALEHNPELSLLASPLQ; via the coding sequence ATGTCAGTGAATTACGTATGTAGGCATTGCCGTACCTTTATTGGACGAATCGATTCTGCCCGGATAACGGAAGTAGAGCTCGGCTTTCATTTCTTGACCCCCGACGAGCGGAGGGATATAATAGCGTATAATTCCGGTGGTGACATTACCGTTCGGATTACATGTGATTACTGTAAGGAAGCCCTGGAGCACAATCCAGAGCTTAGCCTGCTCGCGAGTCCGCTTCAGTAG